One genomic window of Glycine max cultivar Williams 82 chromosome 16, Glycine_max_v4.0, whole genome shotgun sequence includes the following:
- the LOC100779463 gene encoding uncharacterized protein isoform X1, producing the protein MDIDEWEFLSDDGYLDFNEEGGKQKQKQSSFGKLDSKGVFDMDYFCSSPPPRVRTQLVPLPIQLEPRIGKAPEDVLVKDIIKSSPMEVAVMAPSEKTKEFEAVEADRVKVFFKIKEKSEFVDMKRGILPPMDAGALKFEDKGEAMEIITSPRRKVIEKDVCDKEEETTWEEENNSGFNLWKWSLTGVGAICSFGVAAATICVLFFGSQQRNKLKKDQKIRFQIYTDDKRIKQVVQHATKLNDAISAARGVPMSRAHISVGGYYDGL; encoded by the exons ATGGATATTGATGAGTGGGAGTTTCTCTCTGATGATGGCTACCTTGATTTCAATGAAGAGGGTGGGAAGCAAAAGCAAAAGCAAAGTTCCTTTGGAAAATTGGACTCAAAGGGTGTCTTTGACATGGACTACTTTTGCTCATCACCACCACCAAGGGTGAGAACTCAACTAGTCCCTTTGCCAATTCAATTGGAGCCAAGAATTGGGAAGGCCCcagaagatgttttggtgaaaGACATCATCAAGAGTAGTCCTATGGAAGTGGCTGTTATGGCCCCATCAGAGAAAACCAAGGAGTTTGAGGCTGTGGAAGCTGATAGAGTGAAggttttcttcaagatcaaggaGAAAAGTGAGTTTGTGGACATGAAAAGGGGGATCTTGCCTCCAATGGATGCCGGTGCCTTGAAATTTGAGGACAAAGGTGAGGCCATGGAGATCATCACCTCTCCCAGAAGGAAGGTTATTGAGAAGGATGTGTGTGACAAAGAAGAGGAGACCACTTGGGAGGAAGAGAACAACAGTGGTTTCAACTTGTGGAAGTGGAGTTTGACAGGTGTTGGAGCTATCTGTTCTTTTGGTGTTGCTGCTGCTACTATTTGTGTTCTCTTCTTTGGAAGCCAGCAGAGGAACAAACTAAAGAAGGATCAGAAAATTCGGTTCCAGATCTATACTGATGACAAG AGGATTAAGCAAGTGGTGCAGCATGCGACCAAATTGAATGATGCAATTTCTGCAGCAAGAGGTGTTCCTATGAGCAGAGCTCACATAAGCGTTGGTGGTTACTATGATGGTCTTTGA
- the LOC102667005 gene encoding mucin-7-like: MTTYHHPHYSSYGTSMAALHSCKTTLYYPPQHHLKFSSATEDCLEAALAKLTLSQHNLAASIDTLATTIDNLLQRLPRNPTPHFSSSILAQAPTPAAIILTPLMSSPWLMPTPSQTSSSPPPPPPLLKLTPSPTLTAFTTEPPPPATTPPPATTPPLPHSPPLLSLVPIQPWPTTWSGSLPMFVLHLSDLVCTIIPFIKLFSIVPPCGTAMAAYTLPTMTVAFCTTTKPGAIPRNKPWDPGITFGSDVLIPQHLEDKVFLMRAGMIGIIL, from the coding sequence ATGACTACCTACCATCACCCACACTACTCGTCGTACGGAACCTCCATGGCTGCTCTCCACAGCTGCAAGACCACCCTCTACTACCCCCCACAACACCACCTTAAATTTTCATCCGCCAccgaggattgccttgaggctGCCTTAGCCAAACTTACCCTCAGCCAACACAACCTCGCCGCTTCCATCGACACCTTGGCCACCACCATCGACAACCTTCTTCAGCGACTGCCTCGCAATCCCACTccacatttttcttcttccattctggCGCAAGCACCGACACCAGCCGCAATTATATTGACTCCGCTCATGTCATCTCCATGGCTCATGCCAACTCCGTCTCAGACTTCGTCGTCGCCTCCGCCACCGCCTCCGCTGCTCAAGCTAACTCCATCACCCACGCTCACCGCATTCACGACCGAGCCACCTCCGCCAGCCACGACGCCTCCGCCAGCCACAACGCCTCCGCTGCCACATTCGCCACCACTTTTGTCTTTGGTACCCATACAGCCATGGCCCACAACTTGGTCGGGCTCGCTTCCTATGTTTGTTCTTCATCTGTCCGATCTCGTTTGCACCATCATTCCCTTCATCAAGCTCTTCAGCATTGTTCCTCCTTGTGGGACTGCCATGGCCGCATACACGCTTCCAACAATGACCGTTGCATTTTGCACAACTACTAAACCAGGTGCAATTCCCCGGAATAAACCTTGGGATCCCGGTATCACGTTTGGAAGCGATGTGTTGATCCCccaacaccttgaggacaaggtgtttttgatgAGGGCGGGAATGATAGGGATAATACTATAG
- the LOC100499744 gene encoding Eukaryotic translation initiation factor NCBP-like: MDFTAEKKESESNTENAHPTTLDSSSQLASALDSSNKEIEERQARELKAGLHPLKHKFVFWYTRRTPGVRNQTSYEDNIKKIVEFSTVEGFWVCYCHLARPASLPSPTDLHLFKEGIRPLWEDSANCNGGKWIIRFKKVVSGRFWEDLVLALVGDQLDYGDNICGAVLSIRFNEDILSVWNRNASDHQAVMALRDSIKRHLKLPHSYVMEYKPHDASLRDNSSYRNTWLRG, encoded by the exons ATGGATTTCACAGCGGAGAAGAAGGAATCAGAGAGCAACACCGAAAATgctcatccaacaactttagATTCTTCTTCTCAATTGGCATCGGCACTTGATTCCAGCAACAAAGAAATCGAAGAACGACAAGCTCGTGAACTCAAAGCCGGTCTTCACCCCCTCAAg CACAAGTTTGTCTTCTGGTACACGCGCCGAACACCTGGAGTTCGAAATCAAACATCATACGAGGACAACataaagaaaattgttgaaTTTAGTACG GTTGAAGGATTTTGGGTCTGCTACTGCCATCTTGCTCGTCCCGCTTCTTTACCTAGTCCAACAGATTTGCACCTTTTCAAGGAAGGAATCCGTCCTCTATGGGAG GACTCTGCTAACTGCAATGGTGGTAAATGGATTATACGATTCAAAAAGGTTGTCTCAGGTCGTTTTTGGGAGGACCTG GTTCTTGCCTTGGTGGGTGACCAATTGGATTATGGGGATAACATATGTGGTGCAGTACTTAGCATTCGATTCAATGAGGATATATTGAGTGTCTGGAATCGCAATGCTTCGGACCATCAG GCTGTAATGGCTCTGAGAGATTCAATCAAACGTCACTTAAAGCTTCCACATAGCTATGTTATGGAGTACAAGCCCCATGATGCCTCTCTGCGAGACAATTCATCTTACAGGAACACTTGGTTGAGAGGCTAG
- the LOC100791909 gene encoding 5'-adenylylsulfate reductase-like 7, giving the protein MFSSIFRTTATTVIVDENFVEGILSDIKRIEYTSILFYASWCPFSRKILPQFEILSSTFLQVEHLVLEKSSVLPSFFSKYGIHSLPAILLVNQTSRLRYHGPNNLLSLLEFYKRKTGFAPSSNIVISQSTSMMSDENSTTNLFSMSMKETWSNIVIIMSF; this is encoded by the exons ATGTTCTCTAGCATCTTCAGAACCACTGCAACAACTGTCATT GTGGACGAAAATTTTGTTGAAGGAATTTTGTCTGACATAAAGAGGATAGAGTATACGTCTATACTCTTTTATGCTTCTTGGTGCCCATTTTCTCGTAAAATTCTTCctcaatttgaaattcttagttCCACGTTTCTCCAAGTAGAACATTTGGTTCTTGAGAAATCATCAGTTTTGCCAAG CTTCTTTTCAAAATATGGAATCCACAGCTTGCCTGCAATATTACTAGTGAACCAGACATCAAGGTTGAGATATCACGGTCCAAACAATCTTCTCTCCCTTTTGGaattttacaaaagaaagaCAG GGTTTGCACCAAGTAGTAATATTGTTATTAGTCAATCAACCAGCATGATGAGTGATGAGAATTCAACTACAAACCTATTCAGTATGTCTATGAAAGAAACATGGAgtaatattgttattattatgtcaTTTTGA
- the LOC100526886 gene encoding uncharacterized protein, translating to MCPLRFILVFFSAVLAGYFAWKTVRSDPKIEVFSEDSANEDKSFKKEDFDFKKMIQNGFWGFVDMASGSYLWRNLRPTNKDAELKSS from the exons ATGTGCCCTTTAAGGTTTATCTTGGTGTTCTTCTCCGCCGTGCTGGCGGGTTATTTTGCGTGGAAAACGGTGCGTTCTGACCCGAAGATCGAGGTGTTTTCCGAGGATTCTGCCAATGAAGATAAATCCTTCAAGAAGGAAGATTTTGATTTCAAGAAG ATGATTCAGAATGGATTTTGGGGTTTCGTTGACATGGCTAGTGGGAGCTATCTGTGGAGGAATTTGAGGCCAACCAACAAAGATGCCGAATTGAAGAGTTCTTAG
- the LOC100778937 gene encoding arabinogalactan protein 14, protein MEALKMKLFFVVMAMLIMAASAADSPAPSPTSDATTLFVPTAVASLVALAFGLLF, encoded by the coding sequence ATGGAGGCATTGAAGATGAAGCTTTTCTTTGTTGTCATGGCCATGTTGATCATGGCAGCATCAGCTGCAGATTCACCAGCTCCAAGTCCTACATCGGATGCTACCACCTTGTTCGTGCCAACAGCGGTTGCTTCACTCGTTGCTCTTGCTTTTGGGCTTCTCTTCTGA
- the LOC100779463 gene encoding uncharacterized protein isoform X2, giving the protein MDIDEWEFLSDDGYLDFNEEGGKQKQKQSSFGKLDSKGVFDMDYFCSSPPPRVRTQLVPLPIQLEPRIGKAPEDVLVKDIIKSSPMEVAVMAPSEKTKEFEAVEADRVKVFFKIKEKSEFVDMKRGILPPMDAGALKFEDKGEAMEIITSPRRKVIEKDVCDKEEETTWEEENNSGFNLWKWSLTGVGAICSFGVAAATICVLFFGSQQRNKLKKDQKIRFQIYTDDKSLTVISED; this is encoded by the exons ATGGATATTGATGAGTGGGAGTTTCTCTCTGATGATGGCTACCTTGATTTCAATGAAGAGGGTGGGAAGCAAAAGCAAAAGCAAAGTTCCTTTGGAAAATTGGACTCAAAGGGTGTCTTTGACATGGACTACTTTTGCTCATCACCACCACCAAGGGTGAGAACTCAACTAGTCCCTTTGCCAATTCAATTGGAGCCAAGAATTGGGAAGGCCCcagaagatgttttggtgaaaGACATCATCAAGAGTAGTCCTATGGAAGTGGCTGTTATGGCCCCATCAGAGAAAACCAAGGAGTTTGAGGCTGTGGAAGCTGATAGAGTGAAggttttcttcaagatcaaggaGAAAAGTGAGTTTGTGGACATGAAAAGGGGGATCTTGCCTCCAATGGATGCCGGTGCCTTGAAATTTGAGGACAAAGGTGAGGCCATGGAGATCATCACCTCTCCCAGAAGGAAGGTTATTGAGAAGGATGTGTGTGACAAAGAAGAGGAGACCACTTGGGAGGAAGAGAACAACAGTGGTTTCAACTTGTGGAAGTGGAGTTTGACAGGTGTTGGAGCTATCTGTTCTTTTGGTGTTGCTGCTGCTACTATTTGTGTTCTCTTCTTTGGAAGCCAGCAGAGGAACAAACTAAAGAAGGATCAGAAAATTCGGTTCCAGATCTATACTGATGACAAG TCCTTGACTGTGATTTCAGAGGATTAA